The Opitutaceae bacterium nucleotide sequence AGGCCCCGATCGCGGTTTGAGATGCGACTGTGGATGAGTCCGATCACCGACATGGCCGGCACGCCGGGGAGGTTGTGCCCAACCTGTAGGAGAGGCTTTACGCCTCGATCAAACCGCCGCTTTGCCATCGAATCGAGGCGTAAAGCCTCTCCTACAAGGGAATTCGGAGCTCTGGGCGGAGCGAGTTTTCTAGAATGAAGCTTTCTCCGACAAACCTTTACGGCGTCCGGGTCATCGCAATTGCGGCGATGGCCGAAAACCGGGTGATCGGAAGCGGAAACCGACTGCCCTGGCATGTTCCGGGGGATTTCCAGTGGTTCAAGAGCCGCACGCTGGGCAAGACGCTTCTGATGGGGCGAAAGACTTTCGAATCGCTCGGCAGGCCGTTGCCGAAGCGGCGAACGATTGTGCTCTCACGGTCGGGTTTTGTGGCGGAGGGCATCACGGTGATCGCCTCCCTCGATCAACTTGCCGGGCTCCTGACCGAGCCGGAGCTTTGGGTTTGTGGTGGGGCGGAGATCTATTCGATGACCCTGCCGCGCTGGGATGAGCTCCTGCTCAGTGTCATCTCGGGGGAGTATCCGGGAGATGCCTTTTTCCCGGCCTTTGAGGATTCCATGACTGGAGGTGCGATCATCCACGAAGGCGAGGGATTCGTGGTCCGGCGTTACCTCGGGAAAAGGGGCCAGGCGCGGTAAGGCTTGCGGTTGGGCCGCTTCGGGTGCACCCTGATCCCTGCTTCGAATGCTCAGGAGACGCCACAGCTGGTTGATCTTCAGCCTCAGTTTTGCGCTGTTGGCCGCGTCGGCTTGGGCGGGTCGCCCGGTCAATTACAGCCGGAAGAACCCGGCGGGTAAACAGGTCTCGCGACCGGAAACAACCATGGATCCGACGGGACGGGTCATTCATTCAACGGAGACCCTCAACCGGAAAATGCTTGATTCGAAGATGGCTCGGGCGAACCGGGAGCAGGCACCGATCGCCGTGACCGAGGCCAACCGCAAGCGGGTCAATGTCTATGGGAAGAAGGAGATTCCGATGGTGGAAACGCGCCTCCTGACGAAACCCGGGGACGAGGTCGTCATTACGCGAATGAGCGAAGAGGAGTTCCAGGCGATCGTGAAAAAGTACCAGCAGAACATGAAGGAGCCGGTGGAGACACGAAAGAGCGGGATTGAGGTCGGTGAGGAAGGCGTTTCGCTCGACGAGATCAACAAGTACTCGGATCCGTCGCGTGGGCTGGAAAAGCAGGGGATTCCGGTCGAGAAGGCGGGGGGCGGCGAGGAAACCAGGGACTGAGTCGGGACTCCTCTGGCGGGGGGATGCCCTGGGCGGCTGGTGCGCAGCCAGACGATGCGATCGAAGTTCCTCAATGGATGGTTTGAGGCCGCTCGATCGAATTCGTAAAAAACAGAGCCCGTCGCTCGATGAGCAGACGGGCTCCGTCAATTCGAACTGACGGTTTTCAACTCAACGGTTCTTCGAGCCTTCCACCGTCGTTGTGTTGAAAACGGTCAATGATGGTCGCGACTGTCCCAGTCCCAGTCTTTGCCTTTGTCATGGTCCTTTTTCCAGTCCTTGCCTTCGTCGCAGCCTTCGAGGGCGGCGGCCATCGCCTTGAAGAAGACAGTGGTGTTGTCCATCACTCCGTGGAACCGCTCGGCCCCGCACCCGAGGGCGGAGAGGGGAATGTCGGAGGCGGTGTGGACGGCGGTCGACCCGCCCACCTGTCCGGTGACGAGGAAGCCGTCGCGATTCATGGGCCCGCTCGGATAGAGGTTGAGCGGGGCGGATCCGTTCAGGGGCTGCTGGCTGTCCCGGAGGGGTTGCGGGTTGGTGATCCAGTCCTCGTAGCGGTCGGCATTGGCGGCATAGCCGATGAGCATGCGGTAGTCGACATCGGTTGTCTCAGGATAGCCGTCAGCGGCGATGGTGTAGCGGGGGAAACCGGCCGCATCATAGGTTCCTACCAGGTTGTTGCGCAGGGCTGTGAGCGAGCCATCGGAGGCGGCCTCTTCCAAGCCTGCCTGGGTGGTCCGGGAACCGCCGATGATATTGACTCCGGCACACTCGTGGTCAGCGGTGATGATGACGAGGGTATCCTCGTTCCGCAGGGCGAAGCGGCGGGCAACGTCGATGGCACGGTCGAATTCGATGGTGTCGAGGATCCAGCGCTCGGTATCCATGTTGTGGGCCTGTTTGTCGATCGAGGCGGCTTCGACCATGAGAACGAAGCCATTCCTGTTCTTGGAAAGCACTTTCAGCGCAGCCCGGGTCATCTCGTCGAGCATCGGCTGGTCGGGGAAGCCGTAGTCCTGAACGACCGTGCTGCCGCCGAGTCCATCTTCCACTCCCCGCTGTCCATTGATCTTGTCGAGTGCGACATTCATGTTCGAGTAGGCGAAGAGTCCGAGGAGCTTCTTGGTATTGCCGGGAATGGCCATCAGGTCGGACCGGTTGGCGGCGTATTTGAAACCGGCTGACTGGAAGTCACCCAAGAGGTCACGTGATTCATTCAGTTCCCCGGTCGGCACTCCCCAGGCATTGGCGACATCCGTCGGGAGAACGTAGTCATTCGAATTGGAGCGGGCACTTCCGATCTCGCCCTTGGGGAGAAACCACTTCCGGCCGCCGCCCATCAGCACGGACAGCCCGCTGATACCGCGCTCATCGAGATATTGATCGCAGATGCCGGTGCCGGCGCCCCGGTTTGAGGTATGGGAACCGAAAGCGCCCGGGGTGGCGTCAAAGACGTCTGATGTGGTCACGATGCCGAGTGACGCCCCCCTGATTCTCTTCAGGTATTCACCGATGTTTTCCACACGGGGATTGTCAAACGCATCGACGGTATCGTCGGGGAAGACGCCCTGCTGGTTGTTATTGGATTTGTTGCCGGTCGAATAGCAGGCGGCTCCGGGGGCGGAGTCGGTCACGATCGAGTTGAGGGAATGGGTGTTGATCAGGGCCACCTGGGGGAACATGTCCATCGCGAGCTGGGCGTCGGCCTTGCCCTGGGTGACACCGTTCAGCATGATCCGGGCAGCAGTCCGATGGGCGATGCCCATGCCGTCTCCGATCATGAAGATGATGTTCTTGGCTTTTCCGCCTTTGCCCTGGAGTTCGACAACCTCGAAGTTCCCGGTGCCCTTGCCGGTGGCGTTGTCGCTCTGCTTGGCAACCACGGTCAGCTTGTGGATGCCCGGCTTCTTGACCGAGGTGGCACGGAGTGAGGCGCTGACCGTATTGGTCGGAAGACCGGACGCTGTGGCAGGGGTCAGAGTCACCGGGCCGGAGACTTCCCTTCCGTCGAGGTAGAACCTGACGCTCTTGATGGTCTCGCCTTCATCCGGGGCGATGGTGGCCTGAAGGTCGAATCTCTGACCGGGCAGAAAACGGGAGGTGATGGGCTCGTCCGGGATCCCGTAGCTGAACAGGGCACTTGGTGGAGTCAGGCGGAGAACCTCGGGGGCTGCGTCCAGAACGGCGCACGGAACGACGAACGCGGCGGTAGCCGCGGCGATGAGCTGCAATGTGTTTTTTGTATTCATAGGATAGGAATTGTGGCGAAAGTTGCGATACATGGGCTGATTCAGCCGTCCGCGGATGCGCCGGGTTCCGAATTCAGCGGACTCATTCCGGGGGTACGGGCCGTATTGAGGGCGGGCTTTGGATCGAGGCGCAGTCGTGCGGCGGTGATACGGCCGTCCGGGTCCTCGTGGTTGCCCAGTTCAAGTGTGCCCGTCAGCAGGAGAAGCCCCGGCGTAAAGGGAACGGGTCCGGAGACCTCTGCCGGATCAAGGGTCACGGCGATCGTGGTGGCGGGCAGATCCTCGGCGAATCCATACTCATGGGTGAAGAGGGAGAAGGCGAAAGGGGCCAGCAGCAGGCGGCCGGGTAGGGGTTGATCTTCCCGGACCATGAAACCCAGCATCCGCACCCGCTTTCCCTCGAGGGAGCGGGTCTTCTCGGTGAATTCGAGTCCGGTCGGCCCGATTGGCATTTCGAACAGCTCGCGGAACTGCAATTCGGTCACTCCCTCCGGCAGGGGAGGGAGCCGTGAGGTCTCTCCGGCCGCAACGTCCGCCGATGTGTAGTCGGCCGGCTCCGTGTAGACCCGACCGAGGGTCTCGGCTTCTTCGTGGAGGTGGGCATGCGCGTCCGAGTGATCAATCGTTGCTGCGTGCTCGCCGCTCGACAGGGCCGGCGAGGTCGCTCCGAGTAGAAGAAGCACGAGGACGTGATATGATCCGAAGCGCAGAGTTGGTTTTGTGGGCATGCGGCAGTCTGGGATACCGGAGGATCTTCCCGGGGTTGAAGTCGCGTGTTGTTATCCATGCCCCTTCTGTATCGAAATGAACGATACAAATTGGGCCTGCCGTGTTTTACCACAGGATCAGTCGAACGCCTAATTACGTTTCGGTGTCAATTGTGGCAACCGGATGACTCGTGTGACGAATCAGCGTCTGAGGCTGGATGGGTGCCGTGATTTGCGGCAGGAGGCTGGAAGGCGATTCGAAGCCCGAAGCAGTCTGGGTTGCCCATTGAGCCGAGGGGTTTGGACGAGCGGTACCTGCGGTTGTCAGGTTGTGGTCGGGCTAGCTGGACCGGGGGGGACTGGCCGGGGTCGGGGGTTCTGAATCCCAAGGTCTTGTCTCAGCCGTGCTCAGGGGAGGCACTGCACCTTCCGATCCGGCAAGGATCGGTCGCCGTCGGGCCCCTCTCAGTCGGCTGGGGAGGATTCACCTCCGATGGCGCATTCGATCCGGCGCCCTTCCCGGGAGGACCGGTAGATGGTGTCGATCAATTCCCGGGTATCGACGGTTGATTGGGGCGTGTTGCGGCACCGGTGGGAGCCCGAGCGCGCGGCATTCATCCAGTCTCGAATGGCTCTGCAGGCACGGGAACCGTGGTACCCGGGCATTGTGTCTGCGGGAAGATCAAACGTCTCGTCCATCGCACTCCATTGAGGCTGCGGTCCGTGAATCTCCAGCTCCTGCAGTCCCGGATGTGCTTTCCCGCCGGCCGTGCGGGTCATGGCCGTCCATCCGAAGCGTCAACCCGGTCCGAACCGGGTCGGACCCTGTCGGCGGATGGCGGTGGGCGAATGCCGGGTCATTGCCCGGATGGTCCGGTTGAAGCTGTGGGAATCGCCCAACCCGGAAGCCGTCGCGATCGTCCGAAGGGAGAGGTCGGTATTTCTGAGCAGGTGAATGGCGCGCTCGGAGCGTCGCCTCCGGATTGCGGTGATGATGTTGTGCCCGAGGTGCCGGTGGAAAAGCCGGTTCAGCTGATTCTGGGAGAGTCCGACCTCACGGGCGAGATCCGGGATCCGGATGGGATCGGACAGATGGCTCTCGATCCAGGCGAGGGCCTTCGCCACCGCCGGAGGCAGAAACGGGGTGTCGCCCGGCGCGGCCTGCACGGTGTCGGCCAGGTCCCAGAGGAGGTCCCAAACGCGGATGGCCGCATGCTCCGGCGATGCGCCCCTTAGCCTGACGGCCTCGAGGAATTTCCCCTGGAACCCGGGTGGCACCCTCCCGGGGCTGAAGTAAAGGGGGAGGACACACAGTCGGGTATCCGCGGTGGGAAGCACAAAATGGGCAAACTGATGGGTCGACGGGCCGGCGTAGCGATAATGGAGCTCCATGTCTGGCGGAAGCAGGGTGACGGATCCGGGTTGTATGGAAAAATGCTGACGGTCTGCCCGCAATTCGGCCGCGTAGGTGTAGTAGTGCAGGCACCAGATGCCCGGGAGCCGGTAGGTCTCAATCGGCCGGGTGCCGTGGTGGGCCGTCCCGATCTGGAGGAGGGTCGGTTTTTCCCAGAGAGGGATCAGACATTGATTGGCTCGGGCCATGGTGAAAAATGATCAATAATGAGGAATTCCTCCCATTGGCAATGCAACCTTACTGTGGTAAGATCGTGTTATGTTGCTCAGTAACGGAACTTTTGCCCCGGAACAGGTCGATTTCTTTCACCGCGAGGGTTACTTCATCGCCGACAACGTTTTTGATCCGTCGGACCTCGAGCCCCTGCGCCGGGATCTGGACGCGGCGATCGACCAGAAGATCGAGGAACTCCGGAGAGA carries:
- a CDS encoding AraC family transcriptional regulator, which gives rise to MARANQCLIPLWEKPTLLQIGTAHHGTRPIETYRLPGIWCLHYYTYAAELRADRQHFSIQPGSVTLLPPDMELHYRYAGPSTHQFAHFVLPTADTRLCVLPLYFSPGRVPPGFQGKFLEAVRLRGASPEHAAIRVWDLLWDLADTVQAAPGDTPFLPPAVAKALAWIESHLSDPIRIPDLAREVGLSQNQLNRLFHRHLGHNIITAIRRRRSERAIHLLRNTDLSLRTIATASGLGDSHSFNRTIRAMTRHSPTAIRRQGPTRFGPG
- a CDS encoding alkaline phosphatase, producing the protein MNTKNTLQLIAAATAAFVVPCAVLDAAPEVLRLTPPSALFSYGIPDEPITSRFLPGQRFDLQATIAPDEGETIKSVRFYLDGREVSGPVTLTPATASGLPTNTVSASLRATSVKKPGIHKLTVVAKQSDNATGKGTGNFEVVELQGKGGKAKNIIFMIGDGMGIAHRTAARIMLNGVTQGKADAQLAMDMFPQVALINTHSLNSIVTDSAPGAACYSTGNKSNNNQQGVFPDDTVDAFDNPRVENIGEYLKRIRGASLGIVTTSDVFDATPGAFGSHTSNRGAGTGICDQYLDERGISGLSVLMGGGRKWFLPKGEIGSARSNSNDYVLPTDVANAWGVPTGELNESRDLLGDFQSAGFKYAANRSDLMAIPGNTKKLLGLFAYSNMNVALDKINGQRGVEDGLGGSTVVQDYGFPDQPMLDEMTRAALKVLSKNRNGFVLMVEAASIDKQAHNMDTERWILDTIEFDRAIDVARRFALRNEDTLVIITADHECAGVNIIGGSRTTQAGLEEAASDGSLTALRNNLVGTYDAAGFPRYTIAADGYPETTDVDYRMLIGYAANADRYEDWITNPQPLRDSQQPLNGSAPLNLYPSGPMNRDGFLVTGQVGGSTAVHTASDIPLSALGCGAERFHGVMDNTTVFFKAMAAALEGCDEGKDWKKDHDKGKDWDWDSRDHH
- a CDS encoding dihydrofolate reductase, with the protein product MKLSPTNLYGVRVIAIAAMAENRVIGSGNRLPWHVPGDFQWFKSRTLGKTLLMGRKTFESLGRPLPKRRTIVLSRSGFVAEGITVIASLDQLAGLLTEPELWVCGGAEIYSMTLPRWDELLLSVISGEYPGDAFFPAFEDSMTGGAIIHEGEGFVVRRYLGKRGQAR